Within the Meriones unguiculatus strain TT.TT164.6M chromosome 2, Bangor_MerUng_6.1, whole genome shotgun sequence genome, the region tttcctttcttattctttcttttgttacacTTCTCAATTTTAGCAAAGACAAAACAGGCAAATGACAGTATGTTCTGCTTTACTCTCTGTAGGGAATTCAGGAAGCTCAGTTCTTTCATTCTCCTCGAGGCTCTCTACCTGGCTGCCTTCACTGGTAATGAGTGTTCACTCACCCCTCTTCCAAAGCCTGGCAGCAGACTTCCAGGGCCTGCTCTCTTCTCCCTGGGGACACTATTTTCTCCCACAGGCATAATTCTCTGTCTCTAGAACACTGAGGAGGTTTTCAAATTGAATTTCACGAGATTCTTTCAGACCCCatattctttcttcccttccattcACAAGGAGGGAAACAGTATCTTCTTTTCAGCAGGAGCAATTTCGGAAGCATTTGGTACATTCATTCCCTGCCTCAATATCTCCTTCCAGAGTAAGTAGCTCATGCTTCCAATTTTTAGAAACTTGTTGCTTGATTCAAGGCTCAGACACAGTGGGAACAAAAGCCCCTACTTTCAGGTGCTAATGCTTACTTTCTTGTTACACTTCTATatcttttgggggaaaaaaaagtcactttGTCAAAGCTGGTTTTGTTTCTTACACGCAAATATCTTCTTGTCAAGATCTATCcattaagacaaaaacaaaacaaaacaaaagaatacattaCGAATAACTATCATACCCACAATACAATACCtgtcatttattttgtatatacatTACCCTAGGTACAGTCAAactactttatatttttaaagctatCTGTGATAGatgaattatttaataaaaaaaatcaacacagaacTGATTTTACAATGTAGGTTTTAAGGGGCCTTAACTGACTTCTGAGCCCAGTTCTGTCTTCTCCTCTAGACAGACTCCTATGCTCAAGAACAAGTCAATACATGGTCCTCATTTCTGTACAGTGGATGGCACATATGTGTCACAATTCAAGGGACTTGTCGTATTAGTTTCAGACAGGAGAATCTTCAAGAATGCAATGCCCAACAGCATCACACAGACCTGGTAGTGATTGAATGAGCAGCTTGGACAGCGAGGGCACCTTGTTACACAAGCAAAGTCCCTTGGTTTACACTGTGAGAAGCTACACAGCAAGGAGGCTTAACCAGCTAATCTGTCCAAGAGCAAGGCAGGATCTCGAGGTGAGATGGTACTTCAATTACCAGAAACGAGAGATACCTAGCTGCTCTGTCAGTGTGAGCAATTTATAAATGAGGAAGAtggcaaaacaaataaaacaaaagcacaaacaaaacaaaactagcttGAGACTGAGTTTCAGTTCTACTTATGATTGAAATCATAAGATACAGATGACTAGTTCTCAGCCTGAGGCATTACCTCATTTCTATGTTGGTTCTTTTCCAACAAAAGTAATGAtttctacattattttttttattattcaagtTTTGTTTCACTATGTTGTTATAAACGGGCTATTGAAGCAATTTGTTTTTAACATGTTGACTCATGGTACAGTTTCCTCTGTGACCAGGTTTATTTCTAGAAGAGTGTCTGAAGCCAGGAAGACTAGCTTATCCTGCCAGCCCTGGCATGAAAAAATCTAAActaagcagggcatggtggcaatGGTGCTAAGACCTGTAGCCTTAGCACTTGGGAatcagaagcaggaggactgctAAAAAGTCCAAGTTCAGctcaggctacacagaggaaacttTCCTCAGGACAAATGAACCTGAGCACTGGAGGCATTTATAGAACCAGTGTAATACTGGTCTGTGCAAAGTCTAAGGTGGGTTTTGGGAGACACTGCTGAAAGCTCAACATCAGCTTCCCAGGGAGCAGTTCTTCAACGctgctctctcctcttctccacaCCCCAACCTTGGaccttctttctgtctcctctgtttCTCCCCTGCTGTGAGTCCTAATGAAATACATTTCAGGAAGCTTACTGATTGAATCCAGGACAAGTGTATAATTGACAGAAGCAGCTGCTCCCTCTTGGCACATGACAATCTTCTCATTCTTTCAGTTGGCTTCTTTTCTAGCTCCTTGCTACCTTAGCcttctctcctgttcctcctTTGCTGGAGGATTTCTCTGAGAATTCCTTATTTTCTTGCTTCTCTgccctttttttttggggggggggaggagaaggaacatATTCCTCACATCCCAAGGTATTTCTAGGAATCATCCTGTTACATTCCTTGGTCTTATGACCTTCTACATGGTCTCTTTGTCTGCTAATCAGGGTTTCATTGATCTTTCCTGAAAAAATTCAGAACAGCTATAGCAGCCATTGATTCTCTCCTTTGCTATTGGCACTAGTCTCAGCACTAGCATTTGTGGCATGGTATTTACCTACGTTAGAGTTAGAaatctttatattaattaatcagaatttctttttcattcctcCTGGTTGACATAACCAGAATTATTTTCAATGATCTTTTcatctttactttaaaaaagaaaaaaaatacatatattttctaAAGATGGTAATGAGAATTTGGGTacaagaaaattttttgtgagtTTAAGTCCAAATAGACATGATTatctttttcagtgtttttatggGTTGGTAACTATAAGCGCTATAATATCAAGACCTGGAAGTACATTCAAGAAGGTTCTAAAAGTGTCAAAACCATCACTACCTACAGGGATTAGCTTAATGTTTTCTGTCTTGAGAGAACTCTTCTGgaaatgctgtttttacactCAGCCTCTACTGACCACCAAGACTTAGGCTTTCCTAGCCGCGACCTTCATATTTTTCTGCTTCGCTTCTTTCAGCTTCATCACTGGCTTGACTTTAGAGGTTGGGACCCAAGTTTAATCTCAGTTTCTACTGTTTGACAGTGGGTGAATTTCCTAATCTTTCTGTGTAGATAATTTTATCACTTGTATTAATTATCATTGAAACACTATTGCCATGTGTAGCAATAAGGTATATTCTAGGGTaggaagcagagaatgttttgtatttctgttttttcatatttttattattttattaatatatgtGTATTAGTGTCCAAGCAACATGTGTGTCTATGGGTCACAGGTGTGCATGGTGACCTTGGGAGTCAGAGGAAAGgtttgaatcccctggaactgggattacagTTAGTTGTGAgccctcatgtgggtgctggatatTGATCCCAGGTCCTCTAGACGAGCATCCAATGCTCTAACCACTTAGCCATATCTCCAGCCTATTGACAATGCTGTGCCTGATGTTGACTATCAGAGCTAAGCCTGCAGGGTTAAGTAGTAAAGTTCTGAGTGAATGTACACTGGTGAGGTGGGCATGGACCTGTCAAGGACCCAGGGGAGTGTCAGTCTTCCCAGGGTGAGGCTCAGAGGAAGGGCAGGGCCTTGCTCCGGACCAAGTGCAGAAGATGACAGCGTGTGCAGAAAAGAGCCACCGTAGTTTTCTCCCCAGGGATGCTTATGGCCTGAAGATTGCTCCTGCTGACATTACCCAAACTTGCCCCCTGCCCCGTTGCTCAGCTGTGTGCGGCAATACTGCCCCTCTTTGTTACATAATAAATATGATAAGCTTCCAGGGTGCTGTGGCTTATCCACCTGAGAACCCAGACCACCTGACCccagcttttctctgtgtgtctgtttatatgtctgtcgtttcttcattccctcctcaCCCCAAGTCAGCATTCTGGAAGCCATGCATAGGCCTTTTGTTCCTATGTTACATGGTACTGTGATAAACTCTGTGAATTCTTGGCATTTCCAACTAAACGTATATCTGTTACAAGCCACTTATATCTCTAAGGATGGCATGGTATAATATCTTTCCTTACCCACCCGACGGGTAATGGTGGACACACTTAGAACACATAACAAGTTAATAAGAGGAAGATATCAATTTTTTGTAACCAACGTTTATGTGGCATGGGAACCTGAAAGAATGAAAGCAGAAAGCAACGAGGAAAGCTGCCtatttttattcttaggtttgctAAAAATGCCAAAAAACTAGACGAGGAAGTCATCTTACCCTTATCTGCTAAGATTCTTCTTGGtgtttctgagtagtatttcttCCTTTAGGGCAGTGCCTGGCCAATTTAGGGCTCATGGTTGGCTAAGGGGCAAAGTACAAGACATTCTAGCTTCTAGCTTCTGTACCTCATTCCAAGAGACAAAGTGGAGGGTATagacaggagaggaggaaacCGGAGACATCTCTGAGGCCTCCCAGTCTCTAATTCAGACTACTACTCATGTCAAAGGAAAAATTCTTCTAGGTACCTGAGGCTTAACACACTGTAACTCAAAATCAACACCAATTAGCACCTAAATGCTTGCAGCAAATGCTGGAAATATTATGGGACTTATGTTTCTCCTATAGTTTTAAGGCATATATAGTTGTATTCAAATATGAATATGGACATAGCTAGTTATAGGTGATCTTTTAATTTTCCCTTCATTGTATCTAGTTCAATATTTTACAAATAGAAAGTTACTAACAAATGACTGTAGCTTATTCCTATaatgtaaaattttaattttattttaaatataacttaAGCTTAGTGTAAGTACATACTTAAATATGACAGTCAAAGACTGTTTAAAAtaatcacttttttaaaaaaatccaattttaaaatgctaatgaTGCAGTCTGGCTAATTATACCAGTTCCCCAAAATTTGTAGCAGGCTTTCTGAAAGTACTTAGTGCTATTTGGACCAAAGGTAGATTTCAAAACAGTCATATGATGAGCTAATGCATTTGCAATAGACTTCTGAGGGAGGTTATATATTGCTTAGATTGCAAATGAAAAATGCAAAGGAGCGAGGAGTCAAGATCTCCTGAATACCTTGAAATGCTCGGTGGTTTtccttgtttccttttccttcataGTAGATCGTGCAGCCCAGCGAGTAACCTGTCAGTGAAACAATATAAGAAGATCTCTTAAGGCTTAGAATTATGGAATCATATCATATTAAGACTGGAAAGTAACAGAAAAGATAACACAGCTGTTTTAGAACTGCAGCACCTTTGCACTTGGGCTTGGTCTAGTTTTATCATCACTATGCTTTGGGGTTCAAGCACTAGTCACCATACCCGCGTGTTTGCTCTGTCTATGTAGAAACAGCTCTCTGTTCCCCTGAAGAATCTGCTGGGTGCTGTAGAGTAATTTCCTTCCCAGTTTCTCAGCAAGTCAGCAAGGAGCTTATGATTTTCCTCTAAGGTTAGCTTTTCCTATACATTtagtccctcttctctctctctctctctctctctctctctctgtgtgtgtgtgtgtgtgtgtgtgtgcgtgtgtgtgtgtgtgtggtgtgggtacACGCATGTATGCTTATGTGCAACAGCCCCATGCCACAGTAtgagtgcagaggtcagaggaaaacttgggTGGAAAACTCAGATCTTTATTTCTACCACTGTGAGtgtggggatcaaactcaagtcctcaggcttggtggtaagtgCCGAGTGCCTTCACGAGCTGAGCCACTTCACCAAACAGCAGTATTGGGCATTTTTAAGGGAACAAAATCCTACTATATGGGACTACGAAGAAGATGGTTATACTATATAGTTGAAGACACTTTATTGTTGTATTTTTCTACAACAGAAATGTGTTAGTTAATATggcaaacaaaatatattaatcaGTAAATGGTTGAGAAGTGTTCGGTTCCGTTCTTGGGTGAATCTGTTTAATCATGTCTTCAAGTAGGTAACAATCCGTTAATTCACAATTAAATGTAAACACTTAATGAAACGTACTGCCTACATTTTATGCATTTGGAGCCCCAAACCGAGATTTACAATCAATAAACAAATTGCATTGGTCTCCGTCTATATTTTTAAGTCAACTAGCAGAGGAACGTGTAACAAGGCATTTTACGAAGTATGATTGGTAACAAGGCCAGACCACACATTTATCACTCAACAAATGAACCATCTTTATAAAGCCCTGTTTAATGTTCAGTTTGATTTTTGAATCACGTTTAGTGTAGTCGCTGATATTGAATTAAATTTGTGTAAACGGTAAATAGACGTTAGAGAGCGCTTGTCCTTTCCAGGAAGAGTTAGCAAGGGTTGTACTGAGGGTAGGTGTAGCGTCAACTAACAGCAGGTGGACCAGGCTATTACTTTCACAAGAACGACAGCAGTGACGCTGCTGTGTTAGCATTTTGCcaagtaaatggaaaaaaaaaaaggcattgagattcataacaaaacaaacaacaataaaaacaaacagatctgAAGGGCAGAGAGCGACGACTCGCCCATGCCTCTTACCGCCCTCACCCATTTAGAGCTGGCGCCCTCAGGGATCAGCAGGTTCCTACACGCGCTGGGCAAAGCGAGGCGCTGTTCAGGGCTAGGGCGTGCCCACCTGCAAACTGACGGTTGTCTGGAGCCTGCAAACACCTTGCGAGTTCCAGGAGGCTCCGGAGATGTCTGTTTTATACCGCTCAGCTCAAAGCTTTAGGCAGAACGCTGCCAGCGTCCCGCGGGTTTTCATGTGTCAGCAACTTCACTTTGCAGAGCTAGCtggtggaggacagaggaaacCCCTCCGGCCAAACACTCGCCGGTAGCCACCACTGCCCCAGCGCACCTTTTGTTCTGACCACTGACTCGAGTGGCGGCAGCCGTGCCAGGCGTTCAGGGGCACGGCGATCCCTGCTTTCAGAGGCCACCACCCGCCCTCAGCGCCCAGCCCAGAGCCGACGGCCCGGGCCTGCGCCACGGAGACACGCCCCTCGCCTCCCCGTAGAGCACGGACTCGCCCGGGCTCCCAGGCTCCGCCCACCCCGCTGGGAGCCTGGCTCGCTCTCCTGCCCCTGCACTCAAGACCCAGCGGAGCCTGGTGAAGGGCTGCAGCCTTCATGGGCGGCGAGCGGGATGCAGGCTAGCACGCCGGGGTCCGCGCACACGCGCTGCCCAAAAGACCCCCCGAAGCTGAGCGCGGGCTGGGAGTGCGGCCGGAAGAAGCGGCGTGGCGTCCCTGACAAGGGTCCGGGCTTGCAAGGTAGGGAGTAGGCAGAGGGCCAGGCAAAGTTGATCGGAGCGAGGAGGTGGTTGGCCCGTGCCCTCTCGCCTCTGGGAACCGCGGAGCGACTTGGACTTGACCCCGCCGCGCCCTAGGCGCTCTGAGCAGCGCCTATCTGCCGCCGCGCGCGGGAGCGCACTTGCAAACTTGGTGGAGGTGCCCTGCGCGTCCTGTTGTGTAACCTCCGCGCCGCCAGCTGGACCGGGAAGTTGCTCGCCCGTCCTTCAGCTTGGTTCAGTCGCAGCCCGCGGCGAATTTCATGGCCCGCGACGAACGCTCGGCCAGAGGCGGCGTGGGCGAGCCCCCGCGCGCTCCGACCCGTGGGGAGCTCTCGCGCGCGGTCCCTTCCCCTCGCCCGCGCCTCCGATGCGCGCTGAGCCTCTCGCCGCTGCCGCCCGCTCGCTGCGGTCTGCCCTTCCTAGTTGCTGCCTAGAGTTGGAGAGAAGAGGATGACCGAGGTGCCTTGGCCGACTGTCCCCAACGGGACGGACCCAGCCttcctggctagcctgggctcGCCCTGGGGAAACAGTACTGTCGCCGCCACTGCAGCGGTTTCCTCTTCATTCCGATGTGCCCTAACCAAGACCGGCTTCCAGTTTTACTACCTGCCGGCCGTCTACATCTTAGTGTTCATCATCGGCTTCCTTGGCAACAGCGTGGCTATCTGGATGTTCGTTTTCCACATGAAGCCTTGGAGCGGCATCTCCGTGTACATGTTCAACTTGGCTCTGGCTGACTTTTTGTACGTGCTCACCCTGCCCGCCCTCATCTTCTACTACTTCAATAAGACTGACTGGATCTTCGGAGATGCTATGTGCAAGCTGCAGAGATTCATCTTCCATGTGAACCTCTATGGTAGCATCTTGTTCCTCACCTGCATCAGCGCGCACAGGTACAGCGGCGTGGTGTACCCGCTCAAATCTCTGGGCAGACTCAAGAAGAAGAATGCCGTCTATGTCAGCATGCTGGTGTGGCTCATTGTAGTGCTGGCCATCTCCCCCATTCTCTTCTACTCTGGCACTGGGATTCGGAAGAACAAAACCGTCACCTGCTATGACACCACCTCTGATGACTACCTGAGAAGTTATTTCATCTATAGTATGTGCACAACAGTGGCCATGTTCTGTGTCCCCTTGGTGCTGATCTTGGGCTGTTATGGATTAATTGTTAGAGCTCTGATTTACAAAGACCTGGACAACTCTCCTCTCAGAAGGAAATCCATTTACCTGGTAATAATTGTCCTGACGGTGTTTGCTGTGTCTTACATCCCTTTCCATGTGATGAAAACGATGAATTTGCGGGCACGGCTGGATTTCCAGACCCCAGAAATGTGTCATTTCAACGATAGGGTTTATGCCACTTATCAGGTGACAAGGGGTCTAGCGAGCCTCAACAGTTGTGTGGACCCCATTCTTTATTTCTTGGCTGGAGATACGTTCAGAAGGAGACTGTCCCGAGCAACCAGGAAAGCTTCCAGGAGGAGTGAGGCCAATTTACAATCCAAGAGTGAAGAAATGACTCTCAATATTTTATCTGAGTTCAAGCAGAATGGAGATACAAGTTTGTGAAGGCACAAGACCCAAACTCCTCATTTTTGTAACATGGTAGGATGCTCATAGAACCAGATGCTTTCCTCCTTAAGTTCCTAAGTCATGTTCGGAAATACtccaaacaggaaaaaagtaGTGAGTTTAAAGGAGCATCAATTCGATGCACATGTCCACATTTATCTTTCTTTCCCGCAAGCTCCTTTCTTAGTAACTAGAAGCACGTGTATTAAAACAGGACTACTAGGTAAACACTTCCTCGCCTCCCTTTTAAATCCACAAGCTTTTCTAGTCAAAGAAACGTGTGCATGTGTAGCAGAGcagtttttatattaaaaatttctcCAAGAAAACTGGCCACCTGGAACTTGAATTTGTGATTTGTTCAGCCTCTGCTGCTGTGAATAACTCTTggcataaacaaactaaaatctatactttcGAAGATTGTTTGGCATAGTATAATAGCGTGCTGGTCAGTGCA harbors:
- the P2ry1 gene encoding P2Y purinoceptor 1; this encodes MTEVPWPTVPNGTDPAFLASLGSPWGNSTVAATAAVSSSFRCALTKTGFQFYYLPAVYILVFIIGFLGNSVAIWMFVFHMKPWSGISVYMFNLALADFLYVLTLPALIFYYFNKTDWIFGDAMCKLQRFIFHVNLYGSILFLTCISAHRYSGVVYPLKSLGRLKKKNAVYVSMLVWLIVVLAISPILFYSGTGIRKNKTVTCYDTTSDDYLRSYFIYSMCTTVAMFCVPLVLILGCYGLIVRALIYKDLDNSPLRRKSIYLVIIVLTVFAVSYIPFHVMKTMNLRARLDFQTPEMCHFNDRVYATYQVTRGLASLNSCVDPILYFLAGDTFRRRLSRATRKASRRSEANLQSKSEEMTLNILSEFKQNGDTSL